From Hoeflea sp. 108:
TGAGCACGACCAGACCGAGGAAAATGAAATGCACTGGCGTGCCCAGTCGGCTGACCGAGCGCAGGAACAGCGGGTCGAGGCATTCTGCCACCAGCGCGCGCCAGAAGATCGCAAGCGTCAACAACGTGATGCCTGAGATCAGGGCAATCAGCGTCAATGCATCGTCGTTGAGCGCCAGAACGGTACCGAACAGCACATGCATCAGGTCGACGCTCGAGCCGCGCAGCGACACGATGAGCACGCCGAGCGCCAGCGAAATCAGGTAGAAAGCCGCCATCGAGGCGTCTTCGCGCTGCACGGTGAAGCGCGACACCGCACCAGCGCCGAGTGCCACGATGACGCCGGCGATCAGACCACCGATGGTCATCGGCACGATCTGCAGCCCATAGAGCAGGAAACCTGCGGCGGCACCCGGCAGGATGGCGTGCGCCATGGCGTCGCCGGTCAGGCTCATGCGGCGCAGCATGAGGAACACGCCAACCGGGCAGGCGCCCAGCGCCAGCATCAGCGAGCCTGTCAGGGCGCGCTGCATGAAGCCGAACTCGACAAATGGAGCGATCAGGAAATCATACATGCTCAGGCTGCCCGTGGACCGGATTCGTGGTCGGGATGGTCGTGGACTTCGCCGTGCTCATGATGATGATGGTCGTCATGGCCATGCGAATGAGTATGCGAGTGGCCGTGATCGGGCTCGCACCATGGCGCATCGTCATGCCAGGCTTCATCGAAACGCCGGGCTTTCAGGAGGTTTTCAGGCCTCAGCGCTGCCTGCGTGTCGCCCCAGGCGACCGGACGGCGGGCGAGCAGCATCGTATCGGGAAAGTTGGCGCGGACGAGTTCGAGGTCGTGGGCGACGACCATCACCGTCCGGCTCTCGCCATGCCAGCGCTTGATGAGGGCGATGAGGTCGCCCACCGTCTTGGCATCGACGGCGTTGAACGGTTCGTCGAGCAGGATCAGGTCGGCGTCCTGCACCAGCACCCGGGCAAACAGCGCCCGCTGCAACTGGCCACCGGACAAGGTGTCGATCGGTCGGGCGTCGAAGCCTTCGAGGCCAACTGCCATCAGCGCTTCGGTCACTGCAGCGCGGTCCTCGCGGTTGTAGCGTCCAAGCAGGCCGCGCATGGGCCAGAGGCCAAGCGAAACCAGGTCGACGACGCGGGCCGGGAAACTGCGGTCGAGTTCCGATTGCTGCGGCAGATAGGCGATGCGCTTGCCGGGCGCCAGCGTGCAGCTGCCGGCCATCGGCTTCAGCACGCCGACGATACCCTTCATCAGCGTGGACTTGCCCGAGCCGTTGGCGCCGACCACCGCAGTCAGCGAACCGACCTTGATCGAGCCCGTCAAATGGTGGACCGCCGGATGGCTGTTGTAGCCCAGCGTCAGGTCCTTGAATGTCAGGGCGTCGGTCATCGGCTCGTCCCGGAGCGGTCGTAGAAGTCGCTTCTGGATATGTGATGTTATTACATTAGTCAACGCAGCGCTGCGACAAAGCGGTGCATTTCCTTTCCAAGGTCGCAACCGACCGTGCTGGCCTATGGAATTCGGCCTTTGCGGCCTTGCGCCAAGGGGGGCGCAAAATCTAAGAAGGCGCACCTTTAACGGAAGGAGACCACCATGAGCGTTCGTCGTATCGATGTCGGCCCTCGCATGAGCCAGATCGTCATCCACAACAGCACCGTGTACCTGGCTGGCCAGGTCGGCGCCCCCGGCGAGAGCGTTGCCGCGCAGACCAAGGCGATCCTCGCCGAGATCGACGCGCTGCTGGCCAAGGCCGGCACCGACAAGACCAAGATCCTCCAGGCGATCATCTGGCTCGACGACATGTCGACCTTCGCCGAGATGAACTCGGTTTGGGATGGCTGGGTGCCGCAGGGCAACACGCCTGCTCGTGCCACCGGCGAAGCCAAGTTGGCCGGCCCTGAATACAAGGTCGAGATCATCGTCACGGCCGCTGTCTGACGATCGCTTTCGGTTTCATGCCGAACGAGCGCCGCGCATCCCTTGGATGCGCGGCGTTTCTGTTTTGGGGCTTAGCTGTCTGAAGGGGTGAAGCGGGCGACGACGGCGTGCGCGTTAGCCGGGTAGGT
This genomic window contains:
- the aztB gene encoding zinc ABC transporter permease AztB, which encodes MYDFLIAPFVEFGFMQRALTGSLMLALGACPVGVFLMLRRMSLTGDAMAHAILPGAAAGFLLYGLQIVPMTIGGLIAGVIVALGAGAVSRFTVQREDASMAAFYLISLALGVLIVSLRGSSVDLMHVLFGTVLALNDDALTLIALISGITLLTLAIFWRALVAECLDPLFLRSVSRLGTPVHFIFLGLVVLNLVGGFQALGTLLSVGLMMLPAAAARFWTARVEPMCLLAFGFGAVSSVAGLLISYHASLPSGPAIILSAGAIYLASILFGTRGVFNTKLRRHRHRTA
- the aztA gene encoding zinc ABC transporter ATP-binding protein AztA, whose product is MTDALTFKDLTLGYNSHPAVHHLTGSIKVGSLTAVVGANGSGKSTLMKGIVGVLKPMAGSCTLAPGKRIAYLPQQSELDRSFPARVVDLVSLGLWPMRGLLGRYNREDRAAVTEALMAVGLEGFDARPIDTLSGGQLQRALFARVLVQDADLILLDEPFNAVDAKTVGDLIALIKRWHGESRTVMVVAHDLELVRANFPDTMLLARRPVAWGDTQAALRPENLLKARRFDEAWHDDAPWCEPDHGHSHTHSHGHDDHHHHEHGEVHDHPDHESGPRAA
- a CDS encoding RidA family protein, whose product is MSVRRIDVGPRMSQIVIHNSTVYLAGQVGAPGESVAAQTKAILAEIDALLAKAGTDKTKILQAIIWLDDMSTFAEMNSVWDGWVPQGNTPARATGEAKLAGPEYKVEIIVTAAV